A section of the Dehalobacter sp. DCM genome encodes:
- a CDS encoding YraN family protein has translation MNKKELGLIGEDLATKHLEQKGLTVVKRNYRCPKGEMDIIAREGKILIFVEVRLRTSTVRGYAEESIGLWKKQRLRSIATYFLLEQGYETWPEIRFDIVAINVIEGKPTINWLQGAL, from the coding sequence TTGAATAAAAAAGAATTGGGACTCATAGGCGAGGACCTGGCGACGAAACACCTGGAACAAAAAGGTTTAACCGTCGTGAAACGTAATTATCGCTGCCCCAAGGGCGAGATGGATATCATTGCCCGCGAGGGAAAAATACTTATTTTTGTCGAAGTCAGACTGCGGACCTCCACTGTCCGGGGATATGCAGAGGAAAGTATCGGCCTGTGGAAAAAACAGCGTTTACGGAGTATTGCCACTTACTTTTTGCTCGAACAGGGCTATGAAACATGGCCGGAAATCCGCTTTGACATCGTGGCGATCAACGTGATCGAAGGCAAACCGACGATCAATTGGCTTCAAGGGGCTTTATAG
- a CDS encoding YifB family Mg chelatase-like AAA ATPase codes for MFASINGMAVDSFTSRPVQVEVDISNGLPGLEIVGLAATAVKEARDRVRSALKNSGYPFPLQRITVNLAPADLRKEGSGLDLPIALGILAAMNELDTSALEKFVFAGELSLEGQLRPIPGVLSIALHLRNTPFSLVIPPANLSEARLVDDLISESAVSLAELVQILKKEQSFSVSPANVISPPTETVHADWSDIRGQAQTKRGLEIAAAGGHNLIMVGPPGSGKTLLARAFAGILPPLTREESLDVTQLYSLAGILHEAGSLVTVRPFRNPHHTVTVAGMIGGGQKIKAGELSLANHGVLFLDEMPEFSRSVLEALRQPLEDRKLTLIRLRERIEFPTRVSLIAAMNPCPCGNFGDNGRECSCTPQQVHLYRSRVSGPLLDRFDLQLEVPRLSYDELKNGESPETSDSVRHRVIKAREIQWQRFSCCRTNAEMTGRETQAFCELDPAGESLFKKIFDKSLFSARAHDRILRVARTIADMAGSEIIRVEHLAESLQFRALDKLN; via the coding sequence ATGTTTGCATCTATTAACGGGATGGCTGTTGATAGCTTCACGTCGCGCCCTGTTCAGGTCGAGGTGGATATCAGCAACGGCTTGCCCGGCCTGGAAATTGTCGGTTTAGCAGCGACGGCAGTTAAGGAAGCCCGTGACCGCGTGCGCTCGGCGCTGAAAAATTCCGGCTATCCATTTCCATTGCAGCGCATCACAGTCAATCTGGCACCCGCTGATCTAAGAAAAGAAGGATCCGGACTGGATCTGCCGATCGCGTTAGGGATACTTGCGGCAATGAATGAACTTGATACGTCGGCTCTGGAGAAGTTTGTTTTTGCCGGTGAGCTGTCCCTGGAAGGGCAGCTTCGGCCTATCCCTGGTGTATTATCCATAGCCCTTCATTTAAGAAATACGCCGTTTTCCTTGGTTATTCCCCCGGCAAATCTCTCAGAAGCCCGGCTTGTGGATGATTTGATCAGTGAAAGTGCGGTCAGTCTTGCCGAACTCGTCCAAATCTTAAAAAAAGAGCAGTCTTTCAGCGTTTCTCCCGCAAACGTCATTTCTCCGCCCACCGAAACAGTTCACGCGGATTGGTCCGATATCCGGGGACAAGCCCAAACGAAACGCGGTCTGGAAATTGCTGCTGCCGGCGGCCATAATTTAATCATGGTCGGTCCGCCGGGTTCCGGGAAGACCTTGCTGGCCAGAGCGTTTGCCGGTATCCTGCCGCCATTGACTCGTGAAGAGAGCCTGGATGTCACACAACTCTACAGCTTAGCCGGAATCCTCCATGAAGCAGGCAGCCTCGTCACTGTCCGTCCGTTCCGTAATCCACATCATACGGTAACGGTTGCCGGCATGATTGGCGGTGGTCAAAAAATTAAAGCCGGTGAGCTGAGCTTAGCCAATCATGGCGTTCTCTTTTTGGATGAAATGCCCGAATTTTCACGAAGTGTTTTGGAAGCCCTTCGCCAGCCGTTAGAAGACAGAAAATTAACGCTGATTCGGCTGCGTGAACGGATCGAATTCCCGACGCGGGTCAGTCTCATCGCGGCGATGAATCCCTGTCCGTGCGGAAACTTCGGTGATAACGGTCGGGAATGTTCCTGTACTCCCCAGCAAGTCCATTTATACCGCAGCCGTGTTTCGGGTCCTCTGCTCGATCGCTTTGATCTTCAGCTGGAGGTTCCCCGGCTGAGCTATGATGAATTGAAAAACGGAGAGAGTCCGGAAACATCAGACAGCGTCAGACATAGAGTCATAAAGGCCAGAGAAATCCAGTGGCAGCGCTTTAGCTGCTGCCGAACTAATGCGGAAATGACCGGGAGAGAAACCCAAGCGTTTTGTGAATTGGACCCCGCCGGCGAATCACTCTTCAAGAAAATATTTGATAAAAGCCTATTCAGTGCACGAGCTCACGACCGTATCCTCCGTGTGGCCAGAACTATTGCCGATATGGCTGGATCAGAGATTATCCGTGTGGAACACCTCGCTGAATCGCTCCAGTTCCGGGCGTTGGATAAATTGAATTAG
- a CDS encoding aspartyl-phosphate phosphatase Spo0E family protein codes for MSELEELLNQIEELRLNMYTLYEKNKILTDHKMVVASQLLDVALNKYDVFMSIYKAGV; via the coding sequence ATGTCTGAGCTTGAGGAATTATTAAATCAAATAGAAGAGCTGCGGTTAAATATGTACACGTTATATGAAAAGAACAAGATACTAACAGATCATAAAATGGTTGTTGCTAGTCAATTATTAGATGTAGCATTGAATAAGTACGATGTATTTATGAGCATATATAAGGCCGGGGTATAA
- a CDS encoding lipid II flippase Amj family protein translates to MDRILIELIILTGIIHIVDTLAYSVRLNSVKSGQVVLSFSLFNMVVLVSRTANTFQGPLIGKIVGYGLTHNIDPAGDLRFVIFAATGGTLLGILLIPTFLKVFQAAVKRLEEAGSVPSLVIEALQVNNIKRIVKSTVRPSRSMLQKLRYREIPKRFLLINIIVTGIYTIGVIAAQYSAVFVPAEDQLAAAAASGMVNGIAAILLTFFIDPKSAIVTDEALRGKRPYGDVKALVILLITTKLLGTLLGQVLFLPAAHMIALFF, encoded by the coding sequence ATGGATCGAATACTGATTGAGCTCATCATCCTTACCGGGATCATCCATATCGTTGATACACTGGCCTACTCCGTACGGCTGAATTCGGTTAAGAGCGGCCAGGTCGTTTTATCATTTTCTCTGTTTAATATGGTTGTGCTCGTTTCCCGAACAGCCAATACGTTCCAAGGGCCATTAATCGGCAAAATCGTCGGTTACGGACTGACGCATAATATCGACCCTGCAGGGGATCTCCGTTTTGTTATCTTCGCCGCAACCGGCGGTACTCTTTTGGGAATCCTGTTGATACCTACTTTTTTAAAGGTATTTCAAGCCGCGGTCAAACGGTTGGAAGAAGCAGGATCGGTTCCCTCCCTGGTCATCGAAGCTTTGCAGGTCAATAATATCAAGCGGATTGTGAAGAGCACGGTGAGACCCTCTCGAAGTATGCTGCAAAAATTAAGGTACAGAGAAATCCCCAAACGATTCTTACTGATCAATATCATCGTCACCGGGATTTATACCATTGGTGTCATTGCAGCCCAGTATTCAGCGGTTTTCGTTCCTGCAGAAGACCAATTAGCGGCAGCCGCTGCATCTGGAATGGTCAATGGAATAGCCGCTATCCTTCTGACCTTTTTTATTGACCCCAAATCTGCCATCGTTACCGACGAGGCACTGCGGGGCAAACGGCCTTATGGTGATGTCAAAGCACTGGTTATCCTGCTTATCACCACGAAGCTGCTCGGGACACTGCTTGGTCAAGTGTTGTTCCTTCCTGCCGCCCACATGATTGCCTTGTTTTTTTAA
- a CDS encoding ribonuclease HII: MDEAERMGRLLEIERGLWREGHRSIAGIDEAGRGPLAGPVVAAACILPVEFDLPGLNDSKKLSEKKRKELAEKIKDQAVAYAIGSATASEIDLINILNATKLAMTRALDALQHTPDYIIIDGRDTLNITLGQRAVIGGDGLSASIAAASILAKVTRDALMDDMHRIYPEYCFDRHKGYGTAQHLAMIERFGPCQIHRQSFSPIKEMIVKVTG; the protein is encoded by the coding sequence ATGGACGAAGCCGAGAGAATGGGGAGGCTTCTGGAGATTGAGAGAGGGCTTTGGAGAGAAGGTCATCGCAGTATAGCCGGTATCGATGAAGCCGGGCGCGGTCCATTAGCAGGACCGGTCGTGGCTGCTGCCTGCATCCTGCCCGTTGAATTTGATCTGCCGGGACTCAATGACTCTAAGAAGTTATCTGAAAAGAAGCGGAAAGAATTAGCGGAAAAAATAAAAGATCAAGCTGTTGCTTATGCCATTGGCAGTGCAACCGCAAGCGAAATCGATTTAATCAATATTTTAAATGCAACGAAACTTGCCATGACCCGGGCTTTGGATGCCTTGCAGCACACCCCGGACTACATAATTATTGACGGTAGAGACACATTAAATATCACATTAGGCCAAAGAGCGGTAATTGGCGGAGATGGTCTGAGTGCCAGCATCGCGGCTGCGTCTATCCTTGCCAAAGTGACCCGGGATGCGCTTATGGATGACATGCATCGGATCTATCCCGAATACTGCTTTGACCGGCATAAAGGGTATGGCACCGCGCAGCATCTTGCGATGATTGAACGTTTTGGTCCATGTCAAATCCATCGGCAGAGTTTTTCACCGATCAAAGAGATGATAGTAAAGGTTACCGGGTAA
- the ylqF gene encoding ribosome biogenesis GTPase YlqF: MNIQWYPGHMTRAKRKLEEQLKWVDIILELADARLPLSSRNPLLNQLLGTKQRLLLLNKSDLADKVRTEQWVTMLKKDGPVLAISSTTSIGIKNIVPLLEKLMTEKRERLAARGVRERPIRVMVVGIPNIGKSTLINQLTGGSQAKTGNKPGVTRGNQWVRIHDKVELLDTPGMLWPKFDDPEVGRKLAVTGAVRDEVFDQEELALWLLKWLKANYPQDLAGFYKLTAEEMTEAERSDENESESGFGLELIGRKRGCLISGGRIDTFKAAQIFLREFRSGKIAKVTMD, from the coding sequence ATGAACATACAATGGTATCCCGGTCATATGACCCGGGCCAAAAGAAAACTCGAAGAACAATTGAAGTGGGTCGATATCATTCTGGAGCTGGCTGATGCCCGACTGCCCTTAAGCAGCAGAAATCCACTTTTAAACCAGCTCTTGGGGACGAAACAACGTCTGCTTCTTCTGAATAAATCGGATTTGGCCGATAAAGTCCGGACTGAACAATGGGTTACAATGTTAAAAAAGGATGGCCCGGTTTTAGCGATCAGTTCAACAACGAGTATAGGTATAAAAAATATTGTCCCGTTATTGGAAAAACTGATGACGGAAAAAAGAGAGCGTTTGGCTGCCAGAGGCGTGCGGGAACGACCGATCCGAGTGATGGTTGTCGGTATACCGAACATTGGCAAATCAACCCTGATCAATCAATTGACAGGCGGCTCTCAGGCCAAGACGGGAAATAAACCGGGTGTTACCCGAGGCAATCAGTGGGTACGAATCCATGATAAAGTGGAACTTCTGGACACGCCGGGAATGCTCTGGCCTAAGTTTGATGACCCCGAAGTCGGACGAAAGCTTGCGGTCACCGGTGCCGTACGGGACGAAGTATTTGATCAGGAAGAGCTGGCTTTATGGTTGCTAAAATGGCTGAAGGCCAATTACCCGCAGGATCTGGCAGGCTTTTATAAGCTGACGGCAGAGGAAATGACGGAAGCGGAGAGAAGCGATGAGAATGAATCAGAATCTGGTTTCGGACTTGAGCTGATTGGCCGAAAAAGAGGCTGTCTGATCAGCGGCGGACGCATCGATACCTTCAAGGCCGCTCAGATATTTCTGCGTGAATTCCGCAGCGGTAAGATTGCCAAAGTGACGATGGACTGA
- the rplS gene encoding 50S ribosomal protein L19, translated as MDYIRIIEEQQLKDNIPTFRPGDTVKVHVRIIEGTRERIQVFEGLVIKRKGDGLRETFTVRRVSNGVGVERTFPLHSPRIDRIEVVRRGIVRRAKLYYLRDRYGKSARIRERR; from the coding sequence ATGGATTATATTAGAATAATTGAAGAGCAACAGCTTAAAGATAACATTCCTACTTTCCGCCCCGGCGATACGGTCAAAGTACACGTACGTATTATCGAGGGTACGCGTGAGCGTATTCAGGTCTTTGAAGGTCTCGTGATCAAAAGAAAGGGCGATGGCTTAAGGGAAACATTCACTGTACGCCGTGTTTCCAACGGCGTTGGTGTTGAAAGAACGTTCCCCCTGCATTCCCCGCGTATTGACAGGATTGAGGTAGTACGCAGAGGGATTGTCCGCAGAGCTAAACTCTACTACCTGCGTGATCGCTACGGTAAATCAGCTCGCATTAGAGAGCGCCGCTAA
- a CDS encoding sigma-54 interaction domain-containing protein translates to MTRKRWEGIVQCKQDFLDNKLVDPRESPYLSPEVADSWIRSRKAGIDPENLKLGKQLSAHTVEESQEENRLLIEFIKSMFDHFEVPSDLAYRLTLDDKNGIPLYRLNDNYTIEERKFLGKVFDENVAGTTAHILCRRLKRPVQLMGPEHYSKYLEDFVVTSVPILDRNGEVDAVISLAQPLIHPPWDPNFQIICYNTFALVTAMAAAIENRIQLEESYNELEDVNNLLKNTLAVIDEGIITIDEFGNIINLNEEGAAILKINSQANNQIAELKTLNFKNFLSKNSPLMASVRAGYNMELEEIVHAGDEGKSYLIHIHPIVKQDTSQVKGAVLRLNLLEKVNVQAAVRAGNAARFSFDNLIGQSPAFKKAVKLGQVFAGSSENILLIGESGTGKELYAQAIHNNNRPKGPFMAVNCAALPRELIESELFGYEGGSFTGADRNGRPGKIELANGGTLFLDEIGDMPYELQAVLLRVLQDKQVMRIGGQTHKKVNFRVIAATNQNLWELVEKNLFRADLYYRLSVLSIDIPPLRERGSDIALLSNYFVQNYCQKTGIKASKIHPETQKILDLFSWPGNVRQLENTIIYAVNIANGKEITIDHLPNNLLTPKKENAAINQRVFDLRDLEKVHIEEALSDTNNNIPKAASLLGVSKSTLYRKLKEYKIDVQ, encoded by the coding sequence ATGACAAGGAAACGTTGGGAAGGAATTGTTCAATGTAAACAGGATTTTCTTGACAATAAGTTAGTTGACCCCAGGGAATCTCCTTATTTGAGCCCCGAGGTTGCTGATTCTTGGATAAGAAGCCGAAAAGCAGGTATCGATCCTGAAAATTTGAAACTGGGAAAACAACTCTCTGCCCATACCGTCGAAGAAAGCCAAGAGGAAAACCGGCTGCTCATTGAATTCATCAAATCAATGTTTGACCATTTCGAGGTTCCCTCGGACCTTGCTTATCGGCTAACCTTAGATGACAAAAATGGCATCCCGCTGTATCGTCTGAACGATAACTATACTATAGAAGAACGTAAATTCCTAGGCAAAGTGTTTGACGAGAATGTTGCCGGTACCACTGCCCATATTCTTTGCAGAAGACTGAAAAGGCCGGTCCAGCTCATGGGACCCGAGCACTACAGCAAATATCTTGAAGATTTTGTGGTTACCTCAGTGCCGATTCTGGATCGAAACGGTGAGGTTGATGCTGTAATTTCCCTGGCTCAGCCGCTTATTCATCCTCCCTGGGATCCGAATTTTCAAATCATCTGTTATAATACCTTTGCCTTAGTAACAGCAATGGCAGCAGCCATAGAAAACCGCATTCAACTCGAAGAAAGTTATAATGAACTGGAAGATGTTAATAACTTATTGAAGAATACGTTGGCAGTGATTGATGAGGGGATCATCACCATTGATGAATTCGGGAATATAATTAATCTGAATGAAGAAGGTGCTGCCATCCTCAAGATCAATTCGCAAGCAAACAACCAAATTGCAGAGCTAAAAACACTAAACTTTAAAAACTTCTTGAGTAAAAATTCTCCGCTTATGGCCTCGGTTCGAGCGGGCTATAACATGGAACTCGAAGAAATCGTTCATGCAGGCGATGAGGGGAAATCCTATTTAATCCATATCCATCCTATTGTTAAACAGGATACCAGTCAGGTCAAAGGGGCTGTTTTACGTTTAAATCTCTTGGAAAAAGTCAACGTACAAGCTGCGGTCCGCGCTGGAAATGCGGCCAGGTTTTCATTTGATAATCTTATTGGGCAAAGTCCGGCATTTAAAAAGGCAGTTAAACTTGGTCAGGTTTTTGCTGGGTCATCCGAAAATATTCTGCTTATCGGTGAAAGCGGAACAGGCAAAGAACTCTACGCTCAGGCCATCCATAACAACAACCGGCCCAAAGGGCCTTTTATGGCTGTCAATTGTGCCGCTTTGCCGCGTGAGCTCATCGAAAGTGAACTATTTGGGTATGAAGGCGGCAGCTTTACGGGGGCAGACCGCAACGGACGCCCCGGGAAAATCGAACTGGCCAACGGCGGTACATTATTTTTAGATGAAATCGGGGACATGCCTTATGAACTGCAAGCTGTTTTGCTGAGGGTCCTTCAGGATAAACAGGTTATGCGCATCGGGGGGCAGACTCATAAAAAGGTCAATTTTAGAGTCATTGCCGCCACAAATCAAAACCTTTGGGAACTGGTGGAAAAGAATCTTTTCCGGGCAGACCTCTATTACAGGCTTTCCGTGTTGTCTATCGACATCCCGCCGCTAAGAGAGCGGGGGAGTGATATCGCGCTTCTCAGTAACTATTTTGTCCAGAATTACTGTCAGAAAACGGGGATCAAGGCCTCGAAAATTCATCCGGAGACACAAAAAATACTTGATCTGTTCAGCTGGCCGGGGAATGTCCGCCAATTAGAAAATACAATCATCTACGCTGTCAATATTGCCAATGGCAAGGAGATCACGATCGATCATCTACCGAACAATTTATTGACCCCAAAGAAGGAAAACGCTGCGATCAACCAGCGCGTTTTTGACCTGCGGGATTTGGAAAAGGTTCATATAGAAGAAGCACTTTCCGATACCAATAATAACATTCCTAAAGCAGCGTCACTGCTTGGGGTTAGTAAATCAACCCTTTATCGGAAACTCAAGGAATATAAAATCGACGTTCAGTAA
- a CDS encoding 4Fe-4S dicluster domain-containing protein codes for MAQNGLLINYQYCTGCHSCEVACQMEHKLPVDQWGIKLAEIGPWQISEEKWQYEFIPIPTDQCDLCADRVAKGKKPTCVKHCQSLVMEYGPVEELAKKINGQPKMVLFAPK; via the coding sequence ATGGCACAGAATGGTTTGCTAATTAACTATCAATATTGCACCGGCTGCCACAGCTGTGAAGTAGCCTGTCAGATGGAGCATAAACTTCCTGTTGATCAATGGGGGATCAAACTGGCTGAAATCGGCCCCTGGCAGATCAGCGAAGAAAAATGGCAGTATGAATTCATTCCCATCCCAACGGATCAATGTGATCTCTGCGCTGATCGTGTCGCTAAAGGAAAGAAGCCGACGTGCGTTAAACACTGTCAGTCGCTTGTCATGGAGTATGGTCCGGTAGAGGAGCTGGCCAAAAAGATTAACGGGCAACCCAAAATGGTGCTCTTTGCTCCAAAATAA
- a CDS encoding molybdopterin-dependent oxidoreductase, with translation MAEDIKKNAQEEEFVRPDFFRESDVKFTGGDKPWRWKEDGMTVTRTAAWAAPGCHDGCGVLVYTDKNGRLVKVEGDEENPFYNGRLCIRCLALPEVEYHPDRLLYPMKRDKADRGKNKWQRISWDEAYDIIETEFNKIKGEYGPESVVFSCGTGRGTAPYLVRICYSFGSPNYAYYLSGASCYVPRIAASNTMMGTYTVPDCSQYFIDRYDHPGWQPPAVIFIWGNNPLVSNADGNMGHWIIDCMKRGSKLVVVDPRLTWLASKADLWLQLRPGTDAALAMAMADTIIKEGIYDKDFVENWCYGFEEYSKRVAEYPVEKAARITWVPEEKIRRAARMMAQKPVSVQWGLALDMTKEAIPGSLSVASLWCITGNIDIPGGMIPTHQPFNIQTWNPPDPKEMLPLDVCEKRIGGKEYPMYEYGGVVLSQTDMTVDAMLTGKPYPIKGNFMLSTNPIACTGMQPETKMLKGFLNADINVVLDVFMTPTIMACADIVLPVATFPERDGIRSIYYYVQTINKAMEPVGECKSDMQITYELGKRFNPEAWPGDTLTEFFSHTMKEIGMSFEETREQNWVYPEYEYHKYENGKQRFDGIPGFNTPTGRIELYSTLFDEWGLEPLPFFEEPEEGPLSSPELMQEFPYVLTTGARHWSYFHSEHRQISRLRSLRPDPLVEMHPKTAAANGIKEGDWCWIENRLGKVKMRAKLSVGIDPRVVNCDHAWWYPERDPEKLYDVFEANVNQLVPAKFGRSGFGSNSKSLICKVYKAE, from the coding sequence ATGGCGGAAGATATCAAAAAAAATGCCCAGGAAGAAGAATTTGTTCGCCCAGACTTCTTCAGAGAAAGTGATGTAAAATTTACCGGAGGGGATAAACCCTGGCGATGGAAAGAAGACGGTATGACCGTTACCCGTACTGCTGCTTGGGCTGCGCCCGGGTGTCATGACGGCTGCGGCGTTCTGGTATATACCGATAAGAACGGTCGACTGGTCAAAGTTGAAGGAGACGAGGAAAATCCGTTCTATAATGGACGTCTGTGTATCCGCTGTCTGGCCCTGCCCGAGGTGGAATACCATCCGGACCGCCTGCTCTATCCGATGAAACGTGACAAAGCAGATCGCGGCAAGAACAAATGGCAGCGCATCAGCTGGGATGAAGCTTATGACATCATCGAAACAGAATTCAATAAAATAAAAGGAGAATACGGCCCTGAATCCGTCGTTTTCAGCTGCGGAACAGGCCGCGGCACCGCGCCATACCTTGTTCGCATCTGCTATTCTTTCGGCAGCCCGAACTATGCTTATTATCTCAGCGGCGCATCCTGCTATGTACCGAGAATTGCTGCCTCCAACACGATGATGGGGACTTATACGGTTCCGGACTGTTCCCAATACTTTATAGATCGTTATGATCATCCCGGCTGGCAGCCGCCTGCGGTTATATTTATTTGGGGAAATAATCCGCTGGTATCCAATGCCGATGGCAATATGGGACACTGGATCATCGACTGTATGAAGAGAGGTTCCAAACTTGTCGTTGTCGATCCGCGTCTAACATGGCTTGCATCCAAAGCCGATCTCTGGCTGCAGCTCCGTCCAGGCACAGATGCTGCCCTCGCCATGGCGATGGCAGACACGATTATTAAAGAAGGTATATATGACAAGGACTTTGTAGAGAACTGGTGCTATGGCTTTGAAGAATATTCGAAACGCGTCGCTGAATATCCGGTTGAAAAAGCGGCCCGAATCACCTGGGTCCCTGAAGAAAAAATCCGCCGTGCTGCCCGAATGATGGCACAGAAACCCGTTTCCGTTCAATGGGGTCTTGCGTTGGATATGACCAAGGAAGCAATCCCGGGATCACTTTCCGTAGCGTCACTGTGGTGCATCACCGGCAACATCGATATCCCCGGCGGTATGATACCGACGCACCAACCGTTTAACATTCAAACCTGGAACCCACCCGATCCAAAGGAAATGCTGCCGCTTGACGTGTGTGAAAAACGTATCGGCGGCAAAGAATATCCGATGTATGAGTACGGCGGCGTTGTTCTGTCCCAGACCGATATGACGGTCGATGCGATGCTGACGGGTAAGCCCTATCCGATCAAAGGAAATTTCATGCTGTCAACGAATCCTATTGCTTGTACCGGTATGCAGCCTGAAACAAAAATGCTCAAAGGTTTCTTAAATGCTGATATCAACGTTGTACTGGATGTATTCATGACACCGACGATCATGGCGTGTGCCGATATCGTTCTTCCGGTTGCGACTTTCCCTGAGAGAGACGGTATCCGCAGCATTTACTACTATGTCCAGACCATTAATAAAGCGATGGAGCCTGTTGGTGAATGTAAATCCGACATGCAGATCACCTATGAACTTGGTAAGCGCTTCAATCCGGAAGCTTGGCCGGGAGACACACTGACCGAATTCTTCAGCCATACGATGAAAGAAATCGGCATGTCATTTGAAGAAACCCGGGAACAAAACTGGGTTTATCCGGAATATGAGTACCATAAATATGAAAATGGCAAGCAGCGTTTTGATGGAATCCCGGGCTTCAACACCCCTACCGGTCGCATTGAGCTCTATTCAACGCTGTTTGACGAGTGGGGTTTGGAACCGCTGCCGTTCTTTGAAGAACCGGAGGAAGGTCCGCTTAGCAGTCCGGAATTGATGCAAGAGTTCCCGTATGTGCTGACAACCGGTGCCCGCCATTGGTCCTACTTCCATTCCGAGCACCGTCAGATTTCCAGACTGAGATCTTTGCGGCCGGATCCCCTCGTGGAAATGCACCCAAAGACAGCTGCCGCCAATGGGATCAAAGAAGGCGACTGGTGCTGGATCGAAAACCGTCTCGGTAAAGTAAAAATGAGAGCCAAGCTTTCCGTCGGTATTGACCCGCGCGTGGTTAACTGCGACCATGCCTGGTGGTACCCGGAAAGAGACCCGGAAAAACTCTATGATGTCTTCGAAGCAAATGTCAATCAACTCGTTCCGGCGAAATTCGGCCGCAGCGGATTTGGTTCCAATAGTAAATCCTTAATATGCAAAGTATACAAAGCCGAATAG
- a CDS encoding NAD(P)/FAD-dependent oxidoreductase gives MKNTLILGGGIGGIVASNILKKAAGNDMQVTVVDREDDHRFAASYPLLMTGQRKPEDVIRKLVRLEKKNIHILKQEVKRIDLLKKQVSSDQGDLAYDYLIIALGVEYHPESVPGFEQYALNAYDLNGVMNIYERLNNFPSGQIVFFISSLPYKCPPAPYESMFLLDQFFQKKGIRHKIKLTLVTPDISPEPLAKPQVGQSVRKMLADRGIELITEAKVLRVEEKALILDHDTRIPADLLLGIAPHWTPEVIRKSEMADKSGFVRVDPDTLETDYPAVYAIGDAAAVRLPVIGAYAPKAGVYAHYQADIVARNISLLSKGEKQTHYYKGKGT, from the coding sequence ATGAAAAACACGTTAATCCTAGGCGGAGGAATCGGCGGTATTGTCGCATCCAATATCTTAAAGAAAGCCGCGGGCAATGATATGCAGGTAACGGTCGTTGACCGAGAAGATGATCATCGCTTTGCTGCGTCTTATCCGCTGTTGATGACCGGTCAGCGCAAGCCGGAAGATGTCATACGTAAATTAGTGCGCCTGGAAAAAAAGAATATCCATATTTTAAAGCAGGAAGTCAAGCGTATCGATTTGCTAAAAAAGCAGGTTTCCTCCGATCAGGGCGACTTGGCCTATGACTATCTGATTATTGCTTTGGGAGTGGAGTATCATCCAGAGTCTGTTCCCGGATTTGAGCAATATGCTCTCAATGCGTATGATTTAAACGGTGTTATGAATATTTATGAAAGACTAAACAATTTTCCGTCGGGGCAAATTGTTTTTTTCATATCCAGCCTACCCTATAAATGCCCACCGGCTCCATATGAAAGCATGTTTTTGTTAGATCAGTTCTTTCAAAAAAAAGGAATCCGGCATAAAATCAAACTCACGTTGGTTACACCGGACATTTCTCCGGAGCCTTTAGCTAAACCTCAGGTTGGACAAAGTGTGCGAAAAATGCTTGCGGATAGAGGTATCGAATTGATTACAGAAGCAAAAGTGCTTCGGGTTGAGGAAAAAGCGTTGATCCTGGACCATGATACACGAATACCCGCCGACCTCTTGCTGGGGATTGCTCCTCACTGGACACCCGAGGTCATACGTAAATCAGAAATGGCGGATAAGAGCGGCTTTGTGAGAGTAGACCCAGATACGTTAGAGACAGACTATCCTGCCGTTTATGCCATCGGTGACGCAGCCGCGGTAAGACTTCCCGTCATTGGCGCCTATGCTCCCAAAGCCGGTGTGTACGCGCATTATCAAGCGGATATTGTCGCCAGGAATATTAGTCTTTTGTCCAAAGGGGAAAAGCAAACGCATTACTATAAAGGGAAAGGCACCTGA